In one Gopherus evgoodei ecotype Sinaloan lineage chromosome 1, rGopEvg1_v1.p, whole genome shotgun sequence genomic region, the following are encoded:
- the NECAP1 gene encoding adaptin ear-binding coat-associated protein 1 isoform X2 has product MAAAEAEYESILCVKPDVSVYRIPPRASNRGYRASDWKLDQPDWTGRLRVTSKGKIAYIKLEDKISGELFAQAPIDQFPGLAVETVTDSSRYFVLRIQDGNGRSAFIGIGFSDRGDAFDFNVSLQDHFKWVKQETEISKESQETDTRPKLDLGFKEGQTIKLNIGNMPTKKGGAPKPRAAGLGGLNLLPPPPGGKITAPPIPPPSSTAISNHVTPPPVLKSSNMGNADILLDLDSPASISKAPALAAVPANTDLWGDFSTASSAVPNQGPQQSNWVQF; this is encoded by the exons ATGGCGGCGGCCGAGGCGGAGTACGAGTCCATCCTGTGTGTGAAGCCCGATGTCAGCGTCTACCGCATCCCGCCGCGGGCCTCCAACCGGGGATACAG GGCATCTGACTGGAAACTGGACCAGCCGGACTGGACAGGGCGTCTCCGTGTCACGTCAAAAGGCAAAATTGCATACATAAAGCTAGAGGATAAAATTTCAG GGGAGCTCTTTGCTCAGGCTCCCATAGACCAGTTCCCTGGCCTTGCAGTGGAGACTGTGACAGATTCCAGCCGGTACTTTGTTCTCCGAATTCAGGATGGGAATG GGCGAAGCGCTTTCATTGGCATCGGCTTCTCAGATCGGGGTGACGCCTTTGACTTCAATGTCTCCCTGCAGGATCACTTCAA ATGGGTGAAACAGGAGACTGAGATCTCCAAGGAGTCACAGGAAACTGACACACGCCCCAAACTGGACCTAGGGTTCAAGGAAGGACAGACCATCAAACTAAACATTGGG AACATGCCAACAAAGAAAGGAGGGGCACCCAAACCCCGTGCAGCTGGATTGGGGGGGCTGAACCTGCTCCCACCTCCTCCAGGTGGAAAAATCACAGCCCCTCCAATCCCTCCCCCATCTTCAACAGCCATTTCCAACCATGTGACGCCGCCACCAGTGCTGAAATCCAGCAACATGGGCAATGCTG ATATCCTGTTAGATTTGGACTCTCCTGCATCCATCTCTAAGGCACCAGCACTTGCTGCTGTTCCAGCCAACACAGACCTCTGGGGAGACTTCAGCACTGCATCCAG CGCTGTTCCCAATCAGGGTCCTCAGCAGTCCAACTGGGTCCAATTCTGA
- the NECAP1 gene encoding adaptin ear-binding coat-associated protein 1 isoform X3 — protein sequence MPSLQSHWASDWKLDQPDWTGRLRVTSKGKIAYIKLEDKISGELFAQAPIDQFPGLAVETVTDSSRYFVLRIQDGNGRSAFIGIGFSDRGDAFDFNVSLQDHFKWVKQETEISKESQETDTRPKLDLGFKEGQTIKLNIGNMPTKKGGAPKPRAAGLGGLNLLPPPPGGKITAPPIPPPSSTAISNHVTPPPVLKSSNMGNADILLDLDSPASISKAPALAAVPANTDLWGDFSTASSAVPNQGPQQSNWVQF from the exons ATGCCATCCTTACAAAGTCACTG GGCATCTGACTGGAAACTGGACCAGCCGGACTGGACAGGGCGTCTCCGTGTCACGTCAAAAGGCAAAATTGCATACATAAAGCTAGAGGATAAAATTTCAG GGGAGCTCTTTGCTCAGGCTCCCATAGACCAGTTCCCTGGCCTTGCAGTGGAGACTGTGACAGATTCCAGCCGGTACTTTGTTCTCCGAATTCAGGATGGGAATG GGCGAAGCGCTTTCATTGGCATCGGCTTCTCAGATCGGGGTGACGCCTTTGACTTCAATGTCTCCCTGCAGGATCACTTCAA ATGGGTGAAACAGGAGACTGAGATCTCCAAGGAGTCACAGGAAACTGACACACGCCCCAAACTGGACCTAGGGTTCAAGGAAGGACAGACCATCAAACTAAACATTGGG AACATGCCAACAAAGAAAGGAGGGGCACCCAAACCCCGTGCAGCTGGATTGGGGGGGCTGAACCTGCTCCCACCTCCTCCAGGTGGAAAAATCACAGCCCCTCCAATCCCTCCCCCATCTTCAACAGCCATTTCCAACCATGTGACGCCGCCACCAGTGCTGAAATCCAGCAACATGGGCAATGCTG ATATCCTGTTAGATTTGGACTCTCCTGCATCCATCTCTAAGGCACCAGCACTTGCTGCTGTTCCAGCCAACACAGACCTCTGGGGAGACTTCAGCACTGCATCCAG CGCTGTTCCCAATCAGGGTCCTCAGCAGTCCAACTGGGTCCAATTCTGA
- the NECAP1 gene encoding adaptin ear-binding coat-associated protein 1 isoform X1: protein MAAAEAEYESILCVKPDVSVYRIPPRASNRGYRSRTATEEASDWKLDQPDWTGRLRVTSKGKIAYIKLEDKISGELFAQAPIDQFPGLAVETVTDSSRYFVLRIQDGNGRSAFIGIGFSDRGDAFDFNVSLQDHFKWVKQETEISKESQETDTRPKLDLGFKEGQTIKLNIGNMPTKKGGAPKPRAAGLGGLNLLPPPPGGKITAPPIPPPSSTAISNHVTPPPVLKSSNMGNADILLDLDSPASISKAPALAAVPANTDLWGDFSTASSAVPNQGPQQSNWVQF from the exons ATGGCGGCGGCCGAGGCGGAGTACGAGTCCATCCTGTGTGTGAAGCCCGATGTCAGCGTCTACCGCATCCCGCCGCGGGCCTCCAACCGGGGATACAG ATCCAGGACAGCTACagaaga GGCATCTGACTGGAAACTGGACCAGCCGGACTGGACAGGGCGTCTCCGTGTCACGTCAAAAGGCAAAATTGCATACATAAAGCTAGAGGATAAAATTTCAG GGGAGCTCTTTGCTCAGGCTCCCATAGACCAGTTCCCTGGCCTTGCAGTGGAGACTGTGACAGATTCCAGCCGGTACTTTGTTCTCCGAATTCAGGATGGGAATG GGCGAAGCGCTTTCATTGGCATCGGCTTCTCAGATCGGGGTGACGCCTTTGACTTCAATGTCTCCCTGCAGGATCACTTCAA ATGGGTGAAACAGGAGACTGAGATCTCCAAGGAGTCACAGGAAACTGACACACGCCCCAAACTGGACCTAGGGTTCAAGGAAGGACAGACCATCAAACTAAACATTGGG AACATGCCAACAAAGAAAGGAGGGGCACCCAAACCCCGTGCAGCTGGATTGGGGGGGCTGAACCTGCTCCCACCTCCTCCAGGTGGAAAAATCACAGCCCCTCCAATCCCTCCCCCATCTTCAACAGCCATTTCCAACCATGTGACGCCGCCACCAGTGCTGAAATCCAGCAACATGGGCAATGCTG ATATCCTGTTAGATTTGGACTCTCCTGCATCCATCTCTAAGGCACCAGCACTTGCTGCTGTTCCAGCCAACACAGACCTCTGGGGAGACTTCAGCACTGCATCCAG CGCTGTTCCCAATCAGGGTCCTCAGCAGTCCAACTGGGTCCAATTCTGA